The following proteins are co-located in the Halocatena salina genome:
- a CDS encoding ABC transporter substrate-binding protein yields MRDGDSIARNEEIRKLDGILPENIDRRKFLLGTAATVGGLAGCLGGSPAATKTDDLSKDAIERDVTWRTPWKPNLSYSDAYIAKSKGQWIDANVKPPSVKQGNGSGDTAKRVANRKDVLGHGSITPQISGLAQGYDLKLYGTAKARIQHGLLYRTDVMNSPTDLANKRIIVVSGLAEQTWNIYANNVDPPSSVTVEYVDDSTAAAMLSEGRADGVWRGIYQVPSVRKLLPKNAKLGVEPLYNRIPSYGFTLIANGSWLEESNNLEYTTRVLEGYSSALKWIFLNPEETVTIMRNDVNQSLQLEDKENQLKTLKAGVIATNLSSPTKKNGLGYLDKDVLRNSFETLGQILDIDETPSVEAAADFRPRDNAELASFTADEWKQMEENAEPFSSMYKS; encoded by the coding sequence ATGCGAGATGGTGACAGTATAGCACGTAACGAAGAGATACGGAAGCTAGACGGCATCTTGCCGGAGAATATCGACCGCCGGAAGTTTCTTCTTGGAACGGCGGCGACGGTCGGAGGACTCGCCGGTTGTTTGGGCGGTTCTCCAGCAGCCACCAAAACCGACGACCTGTCGAAAGATGCTATCGAACGTGATGTCACGTGGCGGACGCCATGGAAACCCAATCTCAGTTATTCGGACGCCTACATCGCCAAGAGCAAAGGACAGTGGATAGACGCAAACGTCAAGCCGCCGTCCGTGAAACAGGGCAACGGCTCGGGGGATACGGCAAAACGTGTCGCAAACAGGAAAGACGTACTCGGCCACGGTTCGATCACGCCCCAGATATCCGGTCTCGCACAGGGGTATGATCTCAAACTGTACGGCACCGCAAAAGCCCGGATCCAGCACGGGCTGCTGTATCGTACCGATGTCATGAATTCACCCACGGATCTCGCAAACAAACGGATCATCGTCGTTTCAGGATTGGCCGAACAGACGTGGAACATCTACGCGAACAACGTCGACCCACCGAGCTCCGTAACGGTCGAATACGTCGATGATTCGACGGCTGCGGCCATGCTAAGCGAGGGACGAGCTGATGGGGTGTGGCGAGGGATCTACCAAGTACCGTCGGTACGGAAGCTGCTGCCGAAGAACGCAAAGCTCGGCGTCGAACCGCTTTACAACCGGATCCCCTCCTACGGATTTACGCTGATCGCCAACGGCTCCTGGCTAGAAGAGTCGAACAATCTCGAGTACACCACACGAGTGCTCGAAGGGTATTCGTCCGCGTTAAAGTGGATCTTCCTCAACCCTGAAGAGACGGTGACGATCATGCGCAACGACGTCAATCAGTCGTTGCAACTGGAGGACAAGGAAAACCAACTGAAAACCCTGAAAGCCGGCGTGATCGCGACGAATCTCTCGTCTCCCACGAAGAAAAACGGGCTTGGGTATCTCGATAAGGACGTCCTCCGGAACAGTTTCGAGACGCTCGGACAAATCCTCGACATCGATGAAACGCCGAGCGTCGAAGCGGCGGCAGACTTCCGTCCACGGGACAACGCCGAACTAGCATCGTTTACGGCCGACGAGTGGAAGCAGATGGAAGAGAATGCAGAACCGTTCTCCAGCATGTACAAGTCGTGA
- a CDS encoding ABC transporter ATP-binding protein produces the protein MTDKSPIVTYSDVEKRYGTDEDTVLAVEEFSADIEEGEFVSIVGPSGCGKSTLLHLTAGILDPTRGSVTVNGMNVQSSVYEKHNVGLVFQKPVLLEWRTILDNVLLPVEIMDENGVLTEDRSHYEERARELLSIVDLGGFEDAYPRELSGGMQQRASICRSLVYDPPILLMDEPFGALDKITRDQLNDELLSIWAATNKTVLFVTHNIQEAIYLSDRVIVLSDRPATALDTVSVDLARPRNEETLAHDAYQDIVAQVTETMELRGRSTS, from the coding sequence ATGACAGACAAATCACCAATAGTCACCTACAGCGACGTTGAGAAGCGATACGGGACGGACGAAGACACTGTTCTTGCGGTCGAGGAATTTTCGGCCGACATCGAGGAGGGCGAGTTCGTTTCGATCGTTGGGCCGTCGGGCTGTGGAAAGTCGACGCTCCTCCATCTGACGGCCGGTATCCTCGATCCAACGCGCGGCTCCGTGACCGTGAATGGGATGAACGTCCAGAGCTCTGTGTACGAAAAGCACAACGTCGGGCTGGTCTTCCAGAAGCCCGTGTTGCTCGAGTGGCGAACCATCCTCGACAACGTGTTGCTTCCCGTCGAGATCATGGATGAAAACGGCGTGCTCACAGAGGATCGATCCCACTACGAGGAGCGGGCACGAGAACTACTGAGTATCGTCGATCTCGGCGGGTTCGAGGACGCATATCCCAGGGAACTATCCGGAGGAATGCAACAGCGCGCATCGATCTGTCGGAGCCTCGTGTATGATCCCCCGATCTTGCTGATGGACGAACCGTTCGGTGCGCTGGATAAGATAACGCGCGACCAACTTAACGACGAACTCCTCTCGATCTGGGCGGCGACCAACAAGACCGTCCTGTTCGTGACGCACAACATTCAGGAGGCCATCTATCTCTCGGATCGCGTGATCGTGTTGAGCGATCGGCCAGCGACCGCACTCGACACCGTCTCCGTCGATCTGGCGCGTCCGCGCAACGAGGAAACGTTGGCCCACGACGCGTATCAAGATATCGTCGCGCAGGTGACGGAGACGATGGAACTCCGGGGACGATCTACGAGCTGA
- a CDS encoding VOC family protein gives MLGTAAHYGLNVSDMETALSFYRDELGCTVTRRFPISDVQGTIIGVSGVEGEIAFLDADGFEIELIAYDAPPNENSNATASLHDGGVPHFCLDVEDLDACYDRLGSERFIDEPQQVNDELRIAYLRDPDGTIVELADRTA, from the coding sequence ATGCTCGGCACAGCTGCACACTACGGACTGAACGTTTCCGATATGGAAACAGCACTGTCGTTTTACCGCGACGAACTGGGCTGTACTGTCACCCGACGCTTCCCCATTAGCGACGTTCAGGGCACCATCATCGGAGTAAGCGGTGTCGAGGGAGAAATCGCGTTTCTCGACGCCGACGGGTTCGAGATCGAACTCATCGCGTACGACGCTCCACCGAACGAAAACAGCAACGCCACCGCATCACTCCACGACGGGGGCGTCCCACACTTCTGTTTGGACGTGGAGGATCTCGACGCGTGCTACGACCGGCTCGGCTCTGAGCGGTTCATCGACGAGCCACAGCAAGTGAACGACGAGCTTCGGATCGCGTATCTCCGGGATCCGGACGGCACCATCGTGGAGTTGGCTGATCGAACGGCGTGA
- a CDS encoding metallophosphoesterase family protein — protein sequence MARIGWLPDPHVYPGKQAGPGRRLTSDIVSLFEEYGIERLYINGDLASGHGSFDDSGYEHTPPEYYDRFWKLVDDSGYGAYIVCTPGNHDVPLQHFLASDDRARLRYKEVHDGVTVLMMNTVGPGWVSGSPECGYGWTNGYVPYGDLQWLDDELSAAGDDAKVVYFHHHAWLTPGDPLASAPTDTQSIDQLYWVCRNYRAIHDVLSSYEKVVCPQGHTAQYAAEGSSHVDGVTYLYKKHYADIRPDTAPVTTYAYLDIGRDQCTATTVDHSSGTENTILDVSF from the coding sequence ATGGCGCGCATTGGATGGCTTCCGGATCCCCACGTCTATCCCGGCAAGCAAGCGGGTCCCGGTCGACGACTGACGTCGGACATCGTTTCTCTGTTCGAGGAGTACGGAATCGAGCGTCTGTACATCAACGGGGATCTCGCTTCCGGTCACGGTTCCTTCGACGATAGTGGATACGAACACACACCTCCAGAGTATTACGACCGGTTTTGGAAGCTGGTGGATGACAGCGGATACGGGGCGTACATCGTCTGCACCCCGGGAAATCACGACGTCCCACTACAGCATTTCCTCGCGTCGGACGACCGGGCGCGACTGCGATACAAGGAGGTACACGATGGTGTCACTGTACTTATGATGAATACAGTGGGACCGGGATGGGTGAGTGGTTCGCCGGAGTGTGGCTATGGATGGACGAACGGTTACGTCCCGTACGGTGATTTACAGTGGCTCGACGACGAACTTTCGGCGGCTGGTGATGATGCGAAAGTGGTGTATTTTCATCACCACGCGTGGCTGACGCCGGGCGATCCGTTAGCGTCAGCGCCCACTGACACACAGAGCATCGACCAGTTGTACTGGGTGTGCCGAAACTACCGCGCGATCCACGACGTCCTCTCCTCTTATGAGAAGGTAGTGTGTCCCCAAGGACACACCGCTCAGTACGCTGCAGAGGGATCCTCCCATGTCGATGGGGTCACGTATCTGTATAAGAAGCATTACGCCGATATCCGACCCGACACCGCCCCTGTAACCACCTACGCCTATCTCGACATCGGTCGAGACCAGTGTACGGCGACGACAGTCGATCACAGTTCGGGCACAGAGAACACCATTCTTGATGTCTCGTTTTAG
- a CDS encoding DMT family transporter, protein MLPTIDTLVPLSFAMGTAIAFSVSTLLVRLGVERSDPMTALLVTLSVNVVLLWTVSAALYGVVVDLSTWKYFIVAGLFAPGLGRLCNYTGIRRLGVTISYPISNTNPMIAVLVALLVLDESLSLTGFAGASAVVTGGVLVGSTSTSGAVRAGDRWAIAFPVLAAVFFGGAQVLRDVGLNGTVEPTVGAAVNSTTSLVLLGSYAVFTGRHRTLTVTWRDGWLFVVAGIVSSVGTALLYMALRAGSVVIVAPILNTSPLFALLISYRLLRNHELFSLRIVFGTLLVVIGVTTLAVV, encoded by the coding sequence GTGCTCCCAACCATCGATACGCTGGTCCCCCTATCGTTTGCGATGGGAACGGCGATCGCGTTTTCGGTGTCGACGTTGCTCGTCCGGTTAGGTGTCGAGCGATCGGATCCGATGACGGCGCTGTTGGTGACGCTCTCGGTCAACGTGGTCCTGTTGTGGACCGTCAGCGCGGCGCTGTACGGCGTAGTAGTAGATCTCAGTACGTGGAAGTACTTCATCGTCGCTGGACTGTTCGCGCCGGGGCTAGGCCGGCTGTGTAACTACACCGGAATCCGCCGATTGGGTGTTACGATCAGCTATCCGATCAGCAACACCAATCCGATGATTGCGGTGTTAGTGGCGCTGCTCGTGCTCGACGAGAGCCTCTCACTGACCGGATTCGCGGGTGCGTCGGCCGTCGTCACGGGTGGTGTACTAGTCGGCAGCACTAGTACCAGCGGTGCGGTTCGAGCTGGCGATCGGTGGGCGATCGCGTTCCCGGTGCTGGCCGCTGTCTTTTTCGGGGGCGCACAGGTGCTCCGTGACGTTGGCCTCAACGGCACAGTCGAGCCAACGGTTGGGGCGGCTGTCAACAGTACCACCTCCCTCGTGTTGCTCGGGAGCTACGCCGTGTTCACCGGACGTCATCGGACACTGACGGTCACGTGGCGGGATGGGTGGCTGTTCGTGGTAGCGGGGATCGTATCGAGCGTCGGTACTGCACTCTTGTACATGGCGCTCCGCGCCGGAAGCGTGGTGATCGTGGCACCGATACTGAACACGTCGCCGCTGTTCGCGCTCCTCATCAGCTACCGCTTGCTCCGCAACCATGAGCTGTTCTCCCTGCGCATCGTCTTCGGAACGCTACTCGTCGTCATCGGCGTGACGACGCTCGCGGTCGTCTGA
- a CDS encoding VOC family protein, whose product MVVENMGLDHVAIKVRDLEASIEFYRDVLNMAVSDRIGEAVAFLRTPAVAEQSQHHELNLTQMSDEELAALADRDELELDLHEFERDLPEDGPPMLPTTGPIYHIAFEVPDFEAIGNAAEKLNARDHPIYRGPGRHGPGNNIFLYFPDPDGNPIELTAEMEKAPEAGGKPAKRWPRTPETWNVWLNTENIGDSGSE is encoded by the coding sequence ATGGTCGTTGAGAACATGGGCTTAGACCACGTGGCGATCAAGGTACGGGATTTGGAAGCATCGATCGAGTTCTACCGTGACGTTCTGAACATGGCGGTGTCCGATCGAATCGGTGAGGCCGTCGCTTTTCTGCGTACGCCCGCCGTTGCCGAACAGTCCCAACACCACGAACTCAACCTCACTCAGATGTCGGACGAGGAGCTGGCGGCGCTCGCCGATCGCGACGAACTGGAGTTGGATCTCCACGAGTTCGAACGCGATCTCCCCGAAGACGGGCCACCGATGCTCCCGACGACCGGACCGATCTACCACATCGCCTTCGAGGTGCCGGACTTCGAGGCGATCGGAAACGCAGCAGAGAAGCTGAACGCCCGGGATCACCCGATCTACCGGGGACCGGGACGACACGGACCCGGAAACAACATCTTCCTCTACTTCCCGGATCCGGACGGCAACCCGATCGAACTGACAGCAGAGATGGAGAAAGCTCCCGAAGCCGGCGGTAAACCGGCCAAACGGTGGCCACGAACGCCCGAAACGTGGAACGTCTGGCTGAACACCGAGAATATCGGGGACTCTGGTTCCGAGTGA
- a CDS encoding SDR family NAD(P)-dependent oxidoreductase, with amino-acid sequence MTTGWLDDTAVLVTGGGSGIGRAVVDRFVEEGASVGVLDVESERLAAIDDAHGARVETVEGDVTTLSDNERAVTRTVEAFGGLDVFVGNAGRFDGNVTLPELSDVESEFHHLFDVNVLGYILGAKAALPELLETNGRMVFTASGASFDPDGGGVLYVPSKHAVAGLIRQLAFELAPAISVNGVAPGYVPTNLSTVGSIDRSDTGSEDGFDPSVHPLDIVPQPADYTGTYVLLASEDDSRPMTGTIITADLGRSVRGIGDVAGRALEYITDDLEEME; translated from the coding sequence ATGACCACAGGGTGGCTCGACGATACGGCGGTGCTGGTCACCGGCGGTGGCTCCGGTATCGGGCGTGCGGTCGTCGATCGGTTCGTTGAGGAGGGAGCATCGGTCGGCGTGCTCGATGTCGAAAGCGAGCGGCTCGCAGCCATCGACGATGCGCACGGGGCACGCGTCGAGACCGTCGAAGGTGACGTCACCACTCTGTCGGACAACGAACGCGCCGTGACACGAACCGTCGAGGCGTTCGGTGGGTTAGACGTGTTCGTTGGAAACGCTGGCCGCTTTGATGGGAACGTGACGCTACCGGAGCTGTCTGACGTCGAATCGGAGTTTCACCACCTCTTCGACGTCAACGTGTTGGGGTATATCCTCGGTGCGAAAGCCGCCCTTCCGGAGCTCCTCGAAACGAACGGACGGATGGTGTTCACCGCGTCGGGCGCGAGTTTCGATCCCGATGGTGGGGGGGTGCTGTACGTTCCATCGAAACACGCCGTTGCCGGACTCATCCGACAGCTCGCGTTCGAACTCGCTCCGGCGATCAGTGTCAACGGCGTCGCGCCGGGCTACGTCCCGACGAACCTCTCGACGGTCGGCTCGATCGACCGATCCGACACCGGTTCCGAAGACGGGTTCGATCCATCCGTCCATCCGTTGGATATCGTTCCCCAGCCAGCGGATTACACCGGGACCTACGTGCTGCTCGCCTCCGAAGACGATTCTCGACCGATGACCGGGACGATCATCACGGCGGATCTCGGACGCTCGGTGCGAGGCATCGGCGACGTCGCCGGGCGGGCGCTCGAATACATCACCGACGACCTCGAAGAGATGGAATAA